NNNNNNNNNNNNNNNNNNNNNNNNNNNNNNNNNNNNNNNNNNNNNNNNNNNNNNNNNNNNNNNNNNNNNNNNNNNNNNNNNNNNNNNNNNNNNNNNNNNNNNNNNNNNNNNNNNNNNNNNNNNNNNNNNNNNNNNNNNNNNNNNNNNNNNNNNNNNNNNNNNNNNNNNNNNNNNNNNNNNNNNNNNNNNNNNNNNNNNNNNNNNNNNNNNNNNNNNNNNNNNNNNNNNNNNNNNNNNNNNNNNNNNNNNNNNNNNNNNNNNNNNNNNNNNNCCCCCTCAGTATTGCACAGGTGTGGTGGCTCCTCTCCAGGACTAAAACTCCGATTTCCCCTGACTTTGTGAGTTTCATTCCCTGGCTATAAACCCACCAGTCCCTGGCTCCACCCCTTTTATTAATTgggtttcagttcttttaatcataAAGGCTCAGCAAAGAGACATTTTTTTGTGCAATCTGCCTTCTGCTACTCCCACATTCTCAGGAGGTTGGCAGCAGGGGCCCCAGGTGAGGTTTCCCGAGACCATTAGTGGCCAATGTGGCCCAGTTACAGTATCTCTGAGTGGTGTGGGCAGTGATGTGCGGAGTTACCCTTTATATACAGAATACTCACTCTTCATGCTGGCAGTACTCCCACTCGTGGCGCTCGTGCTTACAGCTGAAGATATTTGGATACATGTCCCTCTTACACTTCATGTATTTGATCAGGTGATGTGCGCAGTAATCCCGCTGTGCCAACGGCAGCTGTGCCAGGTTCATCTGTTCCTGAGTGGCCACCATGACTGCAAGAGAAGAGAATTCGTTATACCGGAGAGCCTCCATGGAGGGTGAATACACagaaatgttacagttgtcaccagaggaGGGAGAAACCTACCTGACCAGGTGCCCCTCCCCCCCTCCAGCAACGCTGCCAAGGCCATAATGCCTCTCATCGCTGCCACCGTCATCTTTGTCCTATCTTCTTTTGGGTTTGGGGTCTTCatccatcttaattggccaagGACATACCTCAGAAGTTACTACATCCAGGGAGCAATCGTGCCAAGCTATGAATGACGCTGGAaagagggggaagggggggcaCATTGCGTGGTGAGTGACATAATGAGCGCTGGAGCGTCATTCCGAAGGAAACCCCAATGGCTGACCAGTGGTAACAGCACTGCAATGCTTCGCATGTACTGCGCGTTACAGAGGAAGTGTAAACAAAGCGCATGCATCTCATGCACCGTCGCAGTACTTACAGAAACACGCAGCGGCAGGGGACACATCTATGCAGCCACAGTGCTAATGCTGAACTAAGCTTTAATGATACAAAGAATCATCTATGAAAGCCCCCACCCCATTAAGGTACACTGGGGTCCCCCATGCACCAACCTCACCagttttgtattgcagaaggtGAGGTAAGTGTTCATATATCGGTCACGTTTTACCCCATAGGGTgaaattttccctcacttcctgttccggTGACACCTGTACAGGAAATGAATGTGATGGTTGTCACAGGTCCAGGAAGGCCAAGTGAGCAAAACACTGCTGGGGcaataaattccttcctgactGCATCCATACTATATGGAAACATGCTATGCTGTACTACTTCCCCCATCATGGATCGTGTAACAGCATGCTGGGAGTAGTAGTCCCTCCATAGTGCACAATGGGGCTGAACAACACTGCTTCTGGCTGGGAGTAGTAGTCCTTCCATGATGCACCCTGAGTGACACCCCCTGGGAATCCCTCTACCCCCTCAGACTGTACATGCTGGGAGTAGTAGTCCCTCCCATCCCCTCAGGCTGGACATGCTGGGAGTagtagtcccccccccccccatgacatTTCTGGATAACAGCTCCACATATAACTCACCTCTTTCTTTGAAATGTTCCCCTTCTGGACTGGCCGGTATATTCAAGGGGTCCGGTTCGTTTTCCCCTAAGTATCTGCGCGCCAGATGAGCACCCATGTTTGCACGGACACCCGAGGGTCACCTCCGCAGACTCCTATGACACACAGCTACGGCCTCCTCAGGCTAAGTACCGCCGTCAATATAGGTCTCCGGAACAGGCGCCATTTTGGAGAACACTATGTTATAGAAAAGCGTTGTATTTTGGTCTACAGAAAAATGGCCGCCCCAAGGACACTCAGCTGAAGACACTGCGGACTACAAGTGTCAAGGGCGGACGCGCTTAGTATACCATAAAGTAGCAAGCAAAGGTAACTCAGCAGGACTGCTTCAACCATTCACAGCGTCTCCTTTGGCCAGATAGGGACGCTGCAGCCTGATCACTATGACAACCTGATGAGGCCTGATTTTTCTCTAAACACCTCTATGTGCTGACAGAGTATCAGGGTGAAAGGACGTAAAAgacaaaacagcaataaaatatgcctttgttgcactgtttttttttacatttaatttttatatacataaaacacactcatatatttttttaatggtttaaaatGCACTGCTAGTCCAATTGAAATACTAGGTCTGCATATTAAGtgttaaaatacacattacacCAATGTTACCTCATAAACATGATGCATGGAGAAAGGGGTCAATAGCTTAGACACAAAACAATGGGGGTCCTGTGACTCTGATAgaccccattattattattatcaagtattatagcgctgacatattaggcagcgatgtacaaagtccatagtcatgtcactagctgtacctcaaaggagctcacaatttaaagtccctaccatagtttattgtctataatacagtctatggtcaatttggggTAAAgctaattaccctaactgcatgtttatgggatgtgggaaaaacataaaacagagcaccaggaggaaacccacacaaatacggggagaatctgcaaactccatgcagatagtgccctggctgagattcagcgctgcaaaggccagagtgctaaccaccatgctgcccaccgTGCCACCAAGATGCCATGCAGTGTGACAGATGCACCATCCCTGATATATATTCACAGTCCTGGATTCTATGATCAGAACACTCCGTACAGACATGGTACTATAAACACACAACTGTCCACCAGTTTTAAACGTGTTCTTGTTCATAACAACCCCAACTATGCTGCCCTCCTATGGCCTCCTTTACtagtgtaggggtctgcctttttctatctgcttgctgagttgtaactttgtaaatagcaaataaagttgttgaagttttcctgcccctgatggtggcctgggaaaccccatctggatatagagaaatgcaggaggtacagggacagagatgagaacatgtgctcagccaggataggtgcctgcatgccttccagaacacactgactgccttgtctgtatgtagtgccctctgtattaatggggtatatgtgatatctgttatcagagattattaccctctgtattaatggggtgtatgtgatatcttatcagagatcactttgggaaatccctactgtcagtgtatcagctacatacacagatatatatatataggcatccgatggcccataggtagcagaggtccggttgtaTTGGCAGATTACTGTGATTGCTAGGGTATAAGTGGTagggcagatagattgttcctgaactccagagactttgcctgcatccctgcaatccaggatcacagcatacacagcccaattgctggttggaggatcatctcatcaggacatctttactacaatcaactccagaggtcTCTGCAACTCACCCTgacactgatcagtactggaggtatgTGTGGTTATAGattgtatatatacccgggtatatctgtgcacaattcccctcaggactctgctatgtgcttgatatatGTACTCTTTGATGTTTATTGattgaaaatattgttattactgttttgagatctAAAgtttacaaatactccaacctgtgtgttcatttagctgcaatggttaatgttgcatgctgggtgtagtggttcctcgggtgctgttttatattgctgttattatttctggttaatgtcccaggaagggagcccctctgctaacagagaccctgtcctgggtggaggcactgccaactttattattatcctcactcttccacatagcgaaggctcaggatcctctctgttatctacaggttagcgccatagcctgtttTGTGAGGggcatttacatgacccccccataacagggctacacacATATTACTACTCATTGGAGAACTTTCCCCTAattcttaaaataaatctgtttaatcTACAAAAATCCCAATTATTCAACATTACCAAACCCAAGAATTGTTATGGTATTATATATAATCTATTTGTGTCAGTGGAACTTTCCATGGGCCCAGCACCGCATTGTTATCTTaacttttgcagtgttttttattgtgatttttttatgcaaaaaggtAAAGATAGGTAGAACAGGTAGAGAGGATATTAAGAAAGACGTCCAAGAAGGATGTCTTTTGGATCTTTAAATTAAATACTAGACACTCATATGGTCTGAATTCCAAACGGCAAAtcaatcctctccagccttggaaagctttaataaatcagggcctctgtgttTACATTAGCAGtcatatgataaaaatgttttacagacatGTTTTACAGTGGATAAAATTGCCTGTGTTTAACTGAAATTGTGGTGGGAGTAGGAGACCTATGACACATTGTCAGTGGAATCTGAAGTAAGGAGAGGCGATCACCCAAAAAGCACCACTAATACTAAAATAAGAGATTGTTAATTGTCTGTCACCGTACCTTATTGTCTTTCACACCATCTTTCTCCTACTTTATTCACATTTCCCACTTCATTATTGTCATTAAATGTCTTTACTGGGCCCAATTCTAAAGTTATTAGCTGCAGTTAGTATCTCTTAACACTTCATGACTGTAAACACAATGTTAAATGAAAGGctgaaaactaataaaagaatCTTGCATTTAATTTAAGACCTTCTTTAACTACTGGTTAGATACACAAAACTATGTCAAAATTACTTGTATTAAGTCAAATCTGATGGGGTCCAGATAGGAGAGGTCagagcatttaaaaaatagttgagTTTGCCATTTAGTGCATAGGATTTATGGATAAGGAGTTGAGCATCCATCAATTACACTGAGAATTTTGATatacaaaacttcatatccatgAAACTGCAAGGTTTGGCTGTTGAGTGACCTGTCCTCCTGATGTTTGGGACCCTCTTAAATTTAACATccatagcagtggtccccaaccttttaaagctcacagaccactaatctcacggacTCCGAACAGTGCATgggtggggagccgtgtgtcactcaaaggggaaaaaacttctcccagagtgacgtaatgataccagaacttgcccactcttccatcgcagatgTTAGCCTGCGATCTCTGGACACAAGCCGCCCACTGCCTtcagcctgcgatctgtacaaggaacatggtctgcggctctagaCGGTGTGCCCCCCTAAACGGGGTCCTTTTCCAGGGTTGGGGACCCCTAATCTATAGCATACTCTGAATTTGAGGCAGGAGAATGGGCAATTCTCTGGACCTCCTGATAAAGTGGACATTTTCCACGGGGAGctgagtgtcactcaaaggggaagaaacctatAAAAAAAGGGGACCTCCTAATAAAGTGGATATTGTTTCAGCAAAACACGCAGAGACACTGTTCTTCCAGGGGATCCCGTGTTTACTGTTGTGTTAACCAAGTACATATATGAGTGTTTGCCATGTCTTTACCTGTTTTTaagatgaataataaaaatcatagGAATTTGAGTATTTTAATGCTAAATAAGTATTTTGTGGAGTATTTGTTTAGCTACCCTAAAAATTCCACTTgtggttctttttcttttgatttgttCAAAGTGTAGGGATGTGACAGACTAGTTAATCATTGCACTGATAAGGAGCAGTTGTTATTGTAAGTCAAGCATGTAATTTACATACATGTTGTGCAAAATCTGGAGGAATAGTATTCTAAACCCAAGTGACAACAGACACCTAGAGACAGGTCATATCACGCTCTGAGAAATTACAGTTTTATTAATAGTTGAAAGTGGATCAGCTTTTACAGCATCAAACTCTCTAatttatgtgtttcttttatcATGCAAACAACTTGTTGCATTCTGTTGTGGGTATAGagaattataaaacattttggaagaaatatacaatataagagGCCACNNNNNNNNNNNNNNNNNNNNNNNNNNNNNNNNNNNNNNNNNNNNNNNNNNNNNNNNNNNNNNNNNNNNNNNNNNNNNNNNNNNNNNNNNNNNNNNNNNNNNNNNNNNNNNNNNNNNNNNNNNNNNNNNNNNNNNNNNNNNNNNNNNNNNNNNNNNNNNNNNNNNNNNNNNNNNNNNNNNNNNNNNNNNNNNNNNNNNNNNNNNNNNNNNNNNNNNNNNNNNNNNNNNNNNNNNNNNNNNNNNNNNNNNNNNNNNNNNNNNNNNNNNNNNNNNNNNNNNNNNNNNNNNNNNNNNNNNNNNNNNNNNNNNNNNNNNNNNNNNNNNNNNNNNNNNNNNNNNNNNNNNNNNNNNNNNNNNNNNNNNNNNNNNNNNNNNNNNNNNNNNNNNNNNNNNNNNNNNNNNNNNNNNNNNNNNNNNNNNNNNNNNNNNNNNNNNNNNNNNNNNNNNNNNNNNNNNNNNNNNNNNNNNNNNNNNNNNNNNNNNNNNNNNNNNNNNNNNNNNNNNNNNNNNNNNNNNNNNNNNNNNNNNNNNNNNNNNNNNNNNNNNNNNNNNNNNNNNNNNNNNNNNNNNNNNNNNNNNNNNNNNNNNNNNNNNNNNNNNNNNNNNNNNNNNNNNNNNNNNNNNNNNNNNNNNNNNNNNNNNNNNNNNNNNNNNNNNNNNNNNNNNNNNNNNNNNNNNNNNNNNNNNNNNNNNNNNNNNNNNNNNNNNNNNNNNNNNNNNNNNNNNNNNNNNNNNNNNNNNNNNNNNNNNNNNNNNNNNNNNNNNNNNNNNNNNNNNNNNNNNNNNNNNNNNNNNNNNNNNNNNNNNNNNNNNNNNNNNNNNNNNNNNNNNNNNNNNNNNNNNNNNNNNNNNNNNNNNNNNNNNNNNNNNNNNNNNNNNNNNNNNNNNNNNNNNNNNNNNNNNNNNNNNNNNNNNNNNNNNNNNNNNNNNNNNNNNNNNNNNNNNNNNNNNNNNNNNNNNNNNNNNNNNNNNNNNNNNNNNNNNNNNNNNNNNNNNNNNNNNNNNNNNNNNNNNNNNNNNNNNNNNNNNNNNNNNNNNNNNNNNNNNNNNNNNNNNNNNNNNNNNNNNNNNNNNNNNNNNNNNNNNNNNNNNNNNNNNNNNNNNNNNNNNNNNNNNNNNNNNNNNNNNNNNNNNNNNNNNNNNNNNNNNNNNNNNNNNNNNNNNNNNNNNNNNNNNNNNNNNNNNNNNNNNNNNNNNNNNNNNNNNNNNNNNNNNNNNNNNNNNNNNNNNNNNNNNNNNNNNNNNNNNNNNNNNNNNNNNNNNNNNNNNNNNNNNNNNNNNNNNNNNNNNNNNNNNNNNNNNNNNNNNNNNNNNNNNNNNNNNNNNNNNNNNNNNNNNNNNNNNNNNNNNNNNNNNNNNNNNNNNNNNNNNNNNNNNNNNNNNNNNNNNNNNNNNNNNNNNNNNNNNNNNNNNNNNNNNNNNNNNNNNNNNNNNNNNNNNNNNNNNNNNNNNNNNNNNNNNNNNNNNNNNNNNNNNNNNNNNNNNNNNNNNNNNNNNNNNNNNNNNNNNNNNNNNNNNNNNNNNNNNNNNNNNNNNNNNNNNNNNNNNNNNNNNNNNNNNNNNNNNNNNNNNNNNNNNNNNNNNNNNNNNNNNNNNNNNNNNNNNNNNNNNNNNNNNNNNNNNNNNNNNNNNNNNNNNNNNNNNNNNNNNNNNNNNNNNNNNNNNNNNNNNNNNNNNNNNNNNNNNNNNNNNNNNNNNNNNNNNNNNNNNNNNNNNNNNNNNNNNNNNNNNNNNNNNNNNNNNNNNNNNNNNNNNNNNNNNNNNNNNNNNNNNNNNNNNNNNNNNNNNNNNNNNNNNNNNNNNNNNNNNNNNNNNNNNNNNNNNNNNNNNNNNNNNNNNNNNNNNNNNNNNNNNNNNNNNNNNNNNNNNNNNNNNNNNNNNNNNNNNNNNNNNNNNNNNNNNNNNNNNNNNNNNNNNNNNNNNNNNNNNNNNNNNNNNNNNNNNNNNNNNNNNNNNNNNNNNNNNNNNNNNNNNNNNNNNNNNNNNNNNNNNNNNNNNNNNNNNNNNNNNNNNNNNNNNNNNNNNNNNNNNNNNNNNNNNNNNNNNNNNNNNNNNNNNNNNNNNNNNNNNNNNNNNNNNNNNNNNNNNNNNNNNNNNNNNNNNNNNNNNNNNNNNNNNNNNNNNNNNNNtgtgtgtgccattagaaagaatgattttttaggggaacagtgacttttaatacaagctcgccagtgtaaagctgccggagatagcgcgatcgcgtaagatttcggatcgcgaatacgaatgcgcaaccgataatccgattctgcttgatgaatcaggggcaatgtatctGTCCAGCATAGAAATGATCTtggattgttttttatttctttgttttttctatttccatCCAATGTACTGTATTACATTGCTCCCACTTTGTGTTCTCCTACCTCCTGGTTTTGCCAGTTGGATATTTTGAATATTACaactatttcaatttttttatttattaagatatAGATTTTATTCTTATCATACCCTAAGGCAttgaaaattgtatattttaaggtAGAATGATTGAATTCCCCTAAAAGGCAGACCATGGCCTTCAGACACTTTAAATCTATCTATCCATGTAGATATCCTCCAGGAAACCCACTTCTCTCAATCTTCAGTACCCAAATATTATCTTAATACCTATCCTCAGCTTTTTAATGCCAGTGGATTTAGGAAAACTAAAAGCGTTTCTAATTGGCTTCTGACGCGCATTAAATTTTGTGTGCCATTCCACGTTTGTGAACCCTGAGGGCTGTTATCTTATTGTCACTGGTATGTTGCAAAACACGTAAATTATTTTGGTATCCTACTATGCCCCTAATTTGACTCAAAAAACATTTATGTCCCATCTCCTGGATTTTGTTTCTATACATAGAACTGGGTTTTTGGTTTTATGTGGTGACTTCACTCTAACTCTTTACCCTTCTTTAGATCGCTTTTCTGTTTCCCCCACACCCATATGTCCCTCTCAGTGCTTTTGCAATCTGCTTCATTGATACACTTTGGTTGACTCCTTGAGAGAATTACACCCTACCAAACTagaatatacttttttctcccaACCTAATGGCTCGCTTTCCAGGATAGACCATATATTACTACTTTTATAGCACTATTTCTCCAATCACCTGGTCAGACCATTCCGTGGTTTCTATCTGTCTATCATCCCTTCTCCCAATGGACCCTTCGAGATTCCTTGTTGTCTGATCCTGCAACCTGTGAGTTGCCTGAATCCCATCTTAGAGACTACATTTCACTAAACACTTCCTTGGatatatttccagttattttatGGGAAGCTCATAAACTTATCATCAGAGGTTCACTTATGCGCAAAGcttctaggttaaaaaaaaaaactcgtgACCTAAATCCTCCAACTAGAGAATTAATTTTACACCTCACTTAGTGCATACCAATcctattaccctgtttccccgatgataagacactgtcttattttttttggaaggccaaaatatgctctagggcttattttcagggggatgccttatttacccatgaagaagactacagtacacagttattgttcatgtgccattcatgtccacttctgatcaatctgtgccaatcattgtccccttctgatcaatcatgtgccattcatgtccacttctgatcaatcagTTGccatcattgtccccttctgatcaatcatgtgccattcatgtccacttctgatcaatctgtgccaatcattgtccccttctgattaatctgatccattcattgtccccttctactgtaatcaataatataccgtaccattaaatgtcccattgtaattcatcatatactgtaccatttaatgtcccattctaaagcttatatacagtaagtggtattgctcacagcaaaagaaacctgtctgtgtctcacttttggatgttctggctgtgaacaaactcctgcagtctccgttagggagggatgagggaagctgcctgcgtttgcttgggcggagtcacgtgcgcgcactgcagtcctgtcacttcctcttcatgaagaggcgcggcacacacggaggaacca
The genomic region above belongs to Pyxicephalus adspersus chromosome 9, UCB_Pads_2.0, whole genome shotgun sequence and contains:
- the NDUFB7 gene encoding NADH dehydrogenase [ubiquinone] 1 beta subcomplex subunit 7, with product MGAHLARRYLGENEPDPLNIPASPEGEHFKERVMVATQEQMNLAQLPLAQRDYCAHHLIKYMKCKRDMYPNIFSCKHERHEWEYCQHEDYVQRMKQYERERRLLLRKARKEQMEAA